A window from Sceloporus undulatus isolate JIND9_A2432 ecotype Alabama chromosome 8, SceUnd_v1.1, whole genome shotgun sequence encodes these proteins:
- the METTL22 gene encoding methyltransferase-like protein 22, translating to MDDVMFQSDTVLSDVHLHTPRKRQLMIRLNAVGQPVFLSQFKLLLNESNRNSEKGKRNLKEKTLRCQNSNAEEENVQESTSDPSSPSSTEKEGSSLKGIEALLDEDGDLEVVRKPCFSYAEDENLSRDKVCPIILTKGGVVLEEHEQEDSSCDIIKIEHTMATPLEDVGKQVWRGALLLGDFILCNQDLFKDHTVLELGGGTGIVSIIMAKAAKTIYCTDIGGDLLDMCERNIALNKRFTEPAESKVTVRVLDWLQNDFCTDPDNAYSWSEKEIAELHNLTTVIVAADVFYDDDLTDAFFKMLYRITSDLKHPCSVYLSIEKRLNFTLRHMDVVCEAYSHFRSALNDLQKIRDDKMRYTIELVQLSFPQCIVYERVEQLELWKITADKTSERSTQ from the exons ATGGATGACGTGATGTTTCAAAGTGATACTGTACTGTCTGATGTCCATCTGCACACACCAAGGAAAAGGCAGCTTATGATCAGATTGAATGCTGTTGGCCAGCCAG TATTTCTCTCACAGTTCAAACTCCTTTTGAATGAAAGCAACAGGAACtctgagaagggaaagagaaacctTAAGGAAAAAACTCTCAGATGCCAGAACAGCAACGCAGAGGAAGAAAATGTGCAGGAGAGTACCAGTGATCCAAGTTCCCCAAGCAGCACTGAAAAGGAAGGAAGCTCTTTAAAAGGAATTGAAGCTTTATTGGATGAAGATGGGGATCTGGAGGTTGTCCGAAAGCCCTGTTTTTCTTATGCAGAAGATGAGAATCTTTCAAGGGACAAGGTGTGTCCCATCATTTTGACGAAAGGTGGAGTTGTCTTGGAAGAGCATGAGCAAGAAGACAGTTCCTGTGACATTATTAAAATAG AGCACACCATGGCAACTCCATTAGAAGATGTTGGCAAACAG GTCTGGCGTGGAGCCTTACTCCTTGGTGACTTCATCCTCTGCaaccaagatttgttcaaagatcACACCGTTCTGGAACTTGGGGGAGGCACTGGGATTGTCAGCATTATCATGGCTAAGGCTGCCAAAACCATTTATTGTACAG atattggTGGAGATCTTCTGGACATGTGTGAACGAAATATTGCATTAAACAAACGCTTCACTGAGCCAGCAG AAAGTAAAGTAACGGTCAGAGTACTGGACTGGTTGCAAAATGATTTCTGTACAG aCCCTGATAATGCCTACAGCTGGTCTGAAAAAGAGATTGCTGAACTGCACAATCTCACCACTGTGATAGTAGCAGCTGATG TGTTCTATGATGATGATCTAAcagatgccttttttaaaatgctttatcgAATCACTAGCGACTTGAAACACCCTTGCAGCGTCTACTTGTCAATAGAGAAAAG GCTTAACTTCACCTTGAGACACATGGATGTTGTGTGTGAAGCATACAGTCACTTTCGAAGTGCCTTGAACGACCTGCAGAAAATCAGAGATGACAAAATGAGATACACCATTGAGCTAGTTCAGCTCTCCTTTCCACAATGTATTGTTTATGAACGAGTAGAGCAGTTG GAATTATGGAAAATTACTGCTGACAAGACCTCTGAAAGAAGCACCCAGTGA